In Brevinema andersonii, the genomic stretch AAGGAAATTCAAACATTTTATGTTGGTGATTTATATAATATAAAATTAAGAAAACCTTAGAGCTGGGTGCGTTTTTTAGGTTGAGAAGTCAGTCTTCCAGATAAAGTCATAGCACTTCTAATATTGTAGACATCTTGAGAACATAATTTTCCCTCTTTTATATCTAATGCTGGATCATTAGCTAAAATTTGGTTAATTATTTTCTTTCCAACTGCTGTATCAAGCCCAATAAATTGTAAAATTTCTTCAGGTGACATTTCAAATACATAAGTTAATCCTTTTTGCAAAGGAATATGATTTTTTTGTAAAAGTGTTTGAAGAGCGTCATAAATTTTTGTTACGGGATCTGTTATTAATTGATTTGCCAATCTTTTGTTGACCAACCATATGCGGTCTGATAATAATTCTATGATACGGCGAGCAATTTCAGGATACGTTTTGATATGGGTTTCGAAATTATTTTTATTAATTCGCAGAACAGTAACTGTGCCTGAAGCAATTGCTGAAGCACTTCTTGGACTGTTTTCTAAAATAGCCATTTCGCCAAATATGTCTTTTGATTTCATAATGCCTAGTAGAATCTCTGTTCCTTGGATTACTTTTGTAATTTTTACTTGTCCATCTAAAATAATATATAAATCTTTACCTTCTTCCATTTCTATGAAAATCGGGGTTTCATTTTGAAATATTTCTTGTATGCCATGGATGCTAGGGGCAATATCTTGCATATTGAAATTAAGAAGTTCCAATTGCTGGCGGACCGATTGTAGATCGCTAATATGAGGGCATAATTCTAAATATTTAGTATAAGCATATCCAGCTAAATTACGTTGTCCATTATCGCGATAATATTCAGCTACTCCTAAGAGATTACAGGGGGTGTCTACTTGAGGTTTTTGCTGAAATGTAAGATGTTCAATAGTTGCATTATATTTTCTTAATCGATTCGAAAAATAACGAATGATTTTCATGGCAATAGGAGACATTTGCTTTATTAAAACTTCAAATTGATCATATCGTACGGCAATAAGTGACGTATCTTCAAGTACTCTGATGCTTGATACATGAGGTCTGCGGCTCATACAATCGAGAACTCCAAAAAAATCTCCTGCTTCGAGAATCAAATCTTCTTCGCCAGTCAATTCGTTAAGCGGATTATCTTCGATTACTTTTCCTGATCGAATAATATAAAATTCTCCACTATCTGCTTGTTCTTCGACATATACGTAAGCACCTGCGCGATAATTAATTGTTTTAAATTTAATAGGTTCCATTACTGCTCCTACAGGACTTAAGAAATTAAGAATATAAACTTAGTTATATATTGGAAATGATGCACATAATTCTTGTACTTCTGCTTTTATAGTGTTTAATGTTTGAGTATCAGCTTTTGAACAAATTGCTTTATCCAGCCATAATACTATTTGCTGCATTTCTTTTTCTTTAAAACCTCTTGAAGTAACAGCCGGACTACCAATTCTAATTCCTGAAGGCTGCATTGGAGGGGCTGTGTCATAAGGAATAGAATTTTTATTAAGCGTAATGCAAGCAGTATCCAATGCATTTTCTACTTGTTTGCCATTAAGTTCTTTGTCTCTTAAATCTATGATAGATAAATGATTATCAGTACCTTTGGTAATTACTGAATATCCTAAATCATACATTCCTTTTGCTAAGGCTTGTGAATTTCTGATAACTTGTTCTTGGTAAGTCTTGAAAGAGGGGTCCAATGCTTCTTTAAATGCGATAGCTTTTGCCATGATGACATGCATTAAAGGGCCACCTTGTATCCCTGGAAAAATAGCTTTATCAACTGCTCTGGCGTGATCTTGTTTGCATAAAATGAGTCCTCCGCGTGGTCCTCGAAGAGTTTTGTGAGTTGTTGATGTTACTATATCAGCATAAGGAACAGGGTTAGGATGCAATCCAACAGCAACTAAACCAGCAATATGAGCCATATCTACTAGTAAGAAGGCTCCTACTTCATCTGCGATCTCTCTAAATTTGTTGAAATCAATAATTCGTGAGTACGCAGATGCGCCGGCAATAATCATTTTTGGTTTGATTTCTTTTGCTTGTTTTAGGATTGTGTTATAATCCAAAAGGAATGTTTGAGGATCAACATCGTAGGCATAGGCTTTGTAATTAAATCCGGAAAAATTCAGGTGGAAACCGTGAGTTAGGTGTCCTCCCGCATTTAAGCCCATACCCAAAATAGTATCCCCGGGTTCTAAGAGAGCAGTAAATGCTGCCATATTAGCTTGAGATCCGGAATGTGCTTGTACATTGACATGTTCTGCGTTAAATATTTTTTTTGCTCGGTTGATAGCTAAATTTTCGATTTCGTCGGCAAATTCACAACCTCCGTAATATCTTTTTCCAGGATATCCCTCTGCATATTTGTTAGTAAAAATACTGCCTTGTGCAGTAAGTACGGCCTTTGAAACGATGTTTTCTGAAGCAATTAATTCTATTGAGTTCTGTTGCCTTTCAAGTTCTTGAGATAAAGCACGATAAGCATCTGGGTCATGTGCTTCAAGAACTGAATCTTTTAAAAATAATGCCATATCGTTTCTCCAACATGCTTTTTATAAAATTATACATTTTTTCTGTTAAAAGCACAAATTTTAAGCAAGAAATATAAATTTTATTTGACAAAAATATAAAATTTAATGTATAATTTTATATTAATGCCCAGGTGGTGGAATTGGTAGACACGCTAGCTTGAGGGGCTAGTGGCCGTTTAGGTCGTGCAGGTTCGATCCCTGTTCTGGGTAAGCCCACTGGAGCTTCAAGAGACGAGCAAATATAGAAGATACCTATGTTTGCTTTTTTGCTGTATATAATATATAAATTGAAATTAATTCTTATGAATTGATCAAAAAATAGTTTGTTATTTGTTAAAATGTTTGTTTTGACATTGTTAAATAACTCGAGAAACATGAAAAATAAACTAAAATATTTGATTTATTTTTACAACAATGCAGTTTTATATTTTTGTGTGATATATCCTGTAGAAATAAACAAAATTAACGTGTTGATAAACGTTAAAGTGCCACCATGGATGTGATAATGTATTAATGCTGGTCGCGGAAATAGAAAATGAAACCCTAGAAACCAAATAATATATATACTAACTCCAATAATAATATTTTTTAAGGTATGGTAAAATTCAGAATTGAAATTCATTTTTCTCCCTATTATTACCCAATAAATAGAAGACATTAAAATTAGAATATACAACGGAATAAATAAAAACACTTCAATCATTTGTCTGGTTATTTTCGAAGTTTTAATATTATTTTCTATATGTGGGAAATAATATTCTATCCATAGCCAAGGTGTTAGGTGATTAAATTGAAAAAGACGATAAATTTTACCTATGGTTCTTATGAAAATGGTTTTAAATTCTAATCCTGCGGTATTAGATGTACTAAGCAACCGTTTGAAGTTTGATGGAGGCGTAATTCCTGACCATAATTCTGCTTGTTTCATTTCTGTCAGGTAGAATGGAATAATTGAAAATAGAGATAATAATCCCAAAATTGCCAAACGTAAAATGCTGGGTTTAAGAGTCCTAATCAAAGAAAGAAAGAAAGCTGTGAATCGGATTTTTTGACTGCATTGACGATATTTATGTAAAACATTAATCCTATCGATAATGCCCATGTGAAAATAAGGGGAAATTGTATATTATCTTTTATAAATAATACATTCATAATAATAAAACCTAATGAATAAAAACCAAAATTTTTCCACGTGAAATTTTTACTGATAGGAATATAAAAGTAGATAATATATGCAAAGAAATACAGAGAAAAAACAGTTGAATGATTGGGAATAAGCGTCAAAAAGAAAGGTTGAGGATTAAGTAATAGCGGCTCCTGTGAATAAAGCAGTAATTCTACCTAAACGTTTGTATACAGCTATATAAAATAAAATGTATCCTATGATTAAAAAGAATCCTGAAAAATAATTAAGTTTGGTAATGAATTCTGCTAATTCTATTTCTTCATTTGAGTTACTGATATGCTTGAGTTTTTCTGGAATTAGCGTGTAGATTATTTCTGCACTGTTATTTGCTACAGAAAAATAGTGGGATTTATAATCTAGATTAGTAATAATTTTTCTATTTTTAGTGACTTTACAGGCTTCTTCACCCCAGTAACCAGCTTCATTATATCCCATATTTGAAAGATGCTTGCCTGTTTTGACAGCGCGGTAAATAGGACTCATTGTGTGATTATATGTAGCAGTATCAAAACGTGATGCATATAAGTCTGCAAAATTTAAAGCAACTTTCCCTTGATGAAGATAGTTATTAGAGGCTTGGTAAAATGATGTTTTTTGAGGATTTTTTAAATAATATTCGTTGAAATATAGCGAGGTAACATCAAAATATTCATTAGCAACAGGAATAGCATTAGGTCCTTTTTGTATTTGAGGGATGATGCCGATCATCATTATTAAACATAAAATCGTGAAAATAATAGCATCAAGATAGAATTGTTGTCTTTGTTGCATGATAGATCCTTAGCAATTTTTTTATTATAAAGTATTTTTTATAATTTTGCAATACCCGTAAGTCGCAAAGATCCAATGAATAATTGCTTTATTTTAGGACATAGTATATAATGGTTGATATTATTATCAGGGGCAAGGCATGCAAAAAAAATATTGGTTTCATTGTTTACTGTTTTTGTTGATTTATACACTCTTAAATTTTTATCAGCTGCCTGTATTATTAAAAGAAGTAACAGGACGTGCTCATCATCCGGATCAATTTGTTCAAGGGAGCGCTTATTTTAA encodes the following:
- a CDS encoding Crp/Fnr family transcriptional regulator — protein: MEPIKFKTINYRAGAYVYVEEQADSGEFYIIRSGKVIEDNPLNELTGEEDLILEAGDFFGVLDCMSRRPHVSSIRVLEDTSLIAVRYDQFEVLIKQMSPIAMKIIRYFSNRLRKYNATIEHLTFQQKPQVDTPCNLLGVAEYYRDNGQRNLAGYAYTKYLELCPHISDLQSVRQQLELLNFNMQDIAPSIHGIQEIFQNETPIFIEMEEGKDLYIILDGQVKITKVIQGTEILLGIMKSKDIFGEMAILENSPRSASAIASGTVTVLRINKNNFETHIKTYPEIARRIIELLSDRIWLVNKRLANQLITDPVTKIYDALQTLLQKNHIPLQKGLTYVFEMSPEEILQFIGLDTAVGKKIINQILANDPALDIKEGKLCSQDVYNIRSAMTLSGRLTSQPKKRTQL
- a CDS encoding serine hydroxymethyltransferase; protein product: MALFLKDSVLEAHDPDAYRALSQELERQQNSIELIASENIVSKAVLTAQGSIFTNKYAEGYPGKRYYGGCEFADEIENLAINRAKKIFNAEHVNVQAHSGSQANMAAFTALLEPGDTILGMGLNAGGHLTHGFHLNFSGFNYKAYAYDVDPQTFLLDYNTILKQAKEIKPKMIIAGASAYSRIIDFNKFREIADEVGAFLLVDMAHIAGLVAVGLHPNPVPYADIVTSTTHKTLRGPRGGLILCKQDHARAVDKAIFPGIQGGPLMHVIMAKAIAFKEALDPSFKTYQEQVIRNSQALAKGMYDLGYSVITKGTDNHLSIIDLRDKELNGKQVENALDTACITLNKNSIPYDTAPPMQPSGIRIGSPAVTSRGFKEKEMQQIVLWLDKAICSKADTQTLNTIKAEVQELCASFPIYN